A stretch of Ascochyta rabiei chromosome 6, complete sequence DNA encodes these proteins:
- a CDS encoding Xaa-Pro aminopeptidase, whose protein sequence is MADDIVIDKQLFHDRLGNFVAKWKADKRAGDAVFQGASSLATVVGKASEPGSYLKPAAFQLWLLGYEFPATLFILTPDLLQIVTTKKKASYLEPLKGGKVPIEILVRGKDAEENKKQFQTCLETLKNAGKKVAVLKKDSSTGGFADEWKAAFADAGIKEEDQVDLAPILSQAALSVKDEKELRTIRDASRASSALMTSYFVEEMSDILDSEKKITHRALADKVANKIDDAKFFEKQKVSKNFDAMQLDWCLQPTIQSGGAYDLKFAAEPDENNLHAGVIISVLGLRYQTYGAMVGRTYMVGPNKEQETAYKLLLAIHDLVIKSIKDGAVAKDVYNKALAHLKSKKPEWEKHFPKNVGYGIGTENKDSSLLLSGKNVRVLKDGMTIVVQAGLHDLENSKPQDKKSKTYSLVLVDTVRVGQGDASVFTKDTTSDLDAVSFFFDEEEEEAKPKVKKERAPAIAQTNITKTRTRHERTTNQDAEKEEQRRQHQRELHQKKQQQGLEQYSEGAKSLNGTEEKKFKRFESYKRDNQLPNSVANLEIVVDKKSQTVILPIMGRPVPFHIHTIKNASHTPEADVTSLRINFLSPGQGVGRKDDQPFEDPNAHFIRSLTFRSQDIERIDQITKDITELKKEVVRRDQEKKQMEDVVEQDKLVPLKTRKPFNLDLIFIRPALDGKRIPGSVEIHQNGLRYIHGGGSARIDVLFSNMKHLFFQPSQHELIVIIHVHLKNPIMLGKKKTKDVQFVREATEMQFDDTGNRKRRHKFGDEEEFEQEQEERRRRAALDKEFKNFAEKIADAARNENVSVDIPYRELGFNGVPSRSSVLVQPTTDCLVQLTEPPFTCLTLSEIEIVHLERVQFGLRNFDMVVVFKDYNRPPVHINTIPVESLDPVKDWLDSVDIPFSEGPLNLNWATIMKTVTSDPHQFFADGGWSFLSTESDDEDGDEEEEESAFEVSESELAISDESSEESDFDENASEEMSDEGSEDEFSEGEDWDELEKKAAKKDKEGTLEDEEEKPKKRKR, encoded by the exons ATGGCCGACGACATCGTCATCGACAAGCAGCTCTTCCACGACCGCCTGGGCAACTTTGTCGCAAAGTGGAAGGCCGACAAGCGTGCTGGCGATGCCGTCTTCCAGGGCGCAAGCTCCCTCGCCACGGTCGTCGGTAAAGCCAGCGAGCCCGGCAGCTACTTGAAGCCTGCAGCTTTCCAG TTATGGCTCCTGGGCTACGAGTTCCCTGCGACGCTCTTCATCCTCACCCCCGACCTGCTCCAGATCGTCACAACAAAGAAGAAGG CCTCGTACCTCGAGCCGCTGAAGGGTGGCAAGGTGCCCATTGAGATCCTCGTGCGCGGCAAGGACGCCGAGGAGAACAAGAAGCAGTTCCAGACATGTCTCGAGACGCTGAAGAACGCCGGGAAAAAGGTCGCCGTGCTGAAGAAGGACAGCTCCACCGGAGGCTTCGCAGACGAGTGGAAAGCGGCCTTTGCCGACGCCGGCATCAAGGAGGAGGACCAGGTCGATCTCGCGCCCATTCTCTCGCAGGCTGCGCTGTCGGTCAAGGACGAGAAGGAGCTG CGCACCATCCGCGATGCCTCGCGCGCATCCAGCGCCCTCATGACCAGCTACTTCGTGGAGGAAATGTCCGACATCCTCGATTCCGAGAAGAAGATCACGCACCGGGCCCTCGCCGACAAGGTCGCAAACAAAATCGACGACGCAAAGTTCTTTGAGAAGCAGAAGGTCTCCAAGAACTTCGACGCCATGCAGCTCGACTGGTGCCTCCAGCCCACCATCCAGAGTGGCGGCGCATACGACCTCAAGTTCGCCGCCGAGCCTGACGAGAACAACCTCCACGCCGGCGTCATCATCTCGGTCCTTGGTCTGCGCTACCAGACGTACGGCGCCATGGTCGGAAGAACCTACATGGTCGGGCCCAACAAGGAGCAGGAGACGGCCTACAAGCTGCTTCTGGCCATCCACGACCTGGTCATCAAGTCCATCAAGGACGGCGCCGTCGCAAAGGACGTCTACAACAAGGCTCTCGCCCACCTGAAATCCAAGAAGCCCGAGTGGGAGAAGCACTTCCCCAAGAACGTTGGCTACGGCATTGGAACCGAGAACAAGGACAGTTCGCTGCTGTTAAGCGGTAAGAATGTGCGTGTCCTGAAGGATGGCATGACCATTGTCGTGCAGGCTGGCCTGCACGATCTGGAGAACAGCAAGCCCCAGGACAAGAAGAGCAAGACATACTCTCTGGTATTGGTAGACACCGTGCGTGTTGGCCAGGGCGACGCGTCCGTCTTCACAAAGGACACCACGTCTGATCTAGACGCTGTCTCGTTCTTCTTCGatgaagaggaggaggaggctAAGCCGAAAGTCAAGAAGGAGCGTGCGCCAGCCATTGCGCAGACGAACATCACCAAGACACGCACACGACACGAGCGAACAACGAACCAGGACGCAGAAAAGGAAGAACAGAGGCGGCAGCATCAGCGCGAATTGCACCagaagaagcagcagcaaggTCTGGAGCAGTACAGCGAAGGCGCAAAGTCGCTCAACGGCACCGAGGAGAAGAAGTTCAAGCGCTTCGAATCCTACAAGCGCGACAACCAGCTGCCCAACTCGGTTGCAAATCTGGAGATTGTGGTCGATAAGAAAAGCCAGACAGTCATCTTGCCAATCATGGGTCGACCGGTTCCCTTCCACATCCACACCATCAAGAACGCTTCCCACACGCCCGAAGCTGACGTTACCTCTCTTCGCATCAACTTCCTCTCTCCAGGTCAGGGTGTTGGGCGAAAGGATGATCAGCCTTTCGAGGACCCTAACGCTCACTTCATCCGCAGTCTGACTTTCCGCTCCCAGGATATCGAGCGCATTGACCAGATCACCAAGGACATCACCGAGCTGAAGAAGGAAGTTGTACGACGAGACCAAGAAAAGAAGCAGATGGAGGATGTTGTTGAGCAGGACAAGCTCGTTCCTCTCAAGACTCGCAAGCCCTTCAACCTCGACCTCATCTTCATCCGACCCGCACTCGACGGCAAGCGTATTCCCGGAAGCGTCGAGATTCACCAGAACGGTTTGCGCTACATCCACGGCGGTGGTAGCGCGAGGATCGATGTGCTGTTCAGCAACATGAAGCACCTGTTCTTCCAGCCGTCGCAACACGAActcatcgtcatcatccACGTCCATCTCAAGAACCCCATCATGTTgggcaagaagaagaccAAGGACGTCCAGTTCGTCCGCGAAGCTACAGAAATGCAGTTTGACGACACAGGCAACCGCAAGCGTCGCCACAAGTTCGGTGACGAGGAAGAGTttgagcaggagcaggaagagcgGAGGCGACGAGCAGCACTTGACAAGGAGTTCAAGAACTTTGCCGAGAAGATTGCAGATGCTGCGCGCAACGAGAACGTCAGCGTCGACATTCCATACCGTGAGCTTGGTTTCAACGGTGTCCCATCTCGATCGTCTGTGCTTGTACAACCGACAACCGACTGCTTGGTCCAGCTCACCGAGCCGCCCTTCACATGTCTTACCCTCTCCGAGATTGAGATCGTCCATCTCGAACGCGTGCAGTTCGGTCTCCGAAACTTCGATATGGTCGTGGTTTTCAAGGACTACAACCGCCCTCCCGTTCACATCAACACCATTCCTGTCGAATCACTCGACCCGGTCAAGGATTGGCTGGACTCTGTCGATATTCCCTTCAGCGAGGGTCCGCTCAACCTCAACTGGGCTACCATCATGAAGACTGTCACCTCCGACCCGCATCAATTCTTTGCTGACGGCGGTTGGTCGTTCCTCTCTACCGAGtccgacgacgaagacggcgatgaggaagaagaagagtctGCTTTCGAGGTGTCAGAGTCTGAACTTGCCATCTCGGACGAGTCGTCTGAAGAGAGCGATTTCGATGAGAACGCGTCTGAAGAGATGAGCGACGAGGGCTCAGAAGACGAGTTCTCTGAAGGCGAAGATTGGGATGAGTTGGAAAAGAAGGCGGCGAAGAAGGACAAGGAAGGCACACTGGAAGACGAGGAAGAAAAgccgaagaagaggaagcgcTGA